Proteins encoded together in one Paracidovorax wautersii window:
- a CDS encoding UvrD-helicase domain-containing protein — translation MREVRMQAAYEHNGRPVTREAFYAIACDPARSVAVEACAGAGKTWMLVSRMLRALLDGCAPHEILAITFTKKAAGEMRQRLQEWLQEFSECPLPRLEQELVSRGISPQRALEQREQLQKLYRRMLDAGRPVQIRTFHSWFAALLGTAPLAVLQAQGLPANYELLEDDAEAVREVWRPFLQTVAQDAALRADYEAAVACHGRSQTHKALEGALSKRVEFTLADEAGIVDASVPAFGERFPDLAGLPSPAHALAAPAAQQRWHGWARALGAEANKTPQKAADAVIDAFACGDPEQGLDQLRRAFFVAKEDRLSKNLEKFAAAQEAEAELQRLCTARRQHEAWQHQQRMARLTRSLVAAFAQLKRERRWVDMNDVERTALVMLSDPVLSGWVQERLDARVRHLLVDEFQDTNPLQWQALHAWLAGYAGSGGGAQAPSVFIVGDPKQSIYRFRRAEPQVFLAAQAFVCEGLGGDLLSCDHTRRNATGVIAAVNAVMQAAQAAGEYAHFRDHTTESRDPGALLRLPAILPPDAEEEDGEGAGTAPRDPLAWRDSLTQPRHEPEETQRMRECAQAAQWVAAQIAAGVPPREIMVLARKRDRLAAMQDALRALHLPCVQPEKAELGEAPEVQDIVALLDALVSPGHDLSLARALKSPLFGVDDAALVQLALLRRQPAHAACSWFDLLQKEELLAQELQALGPVLALYRDWAATLPPHDALQAIYQHGDVLARFAAAAPSTQRAAVLANLRALLAAALEQDGGRYLTAYAFVRAMKRPGARAPGRVDAQAVRLLTVHGAKGLEAHSVLLLDTDTRGQKTETMGALVDWPGESPVPRCFAFLASESSPPPSAEAVLAAERAERQREELNTLYVAMTRAKHCLALSSVRPASAAPGSWWNRLEPLLADVPVPETGEAADASPAAETVTLAELPAPAVPQQPAAADSAARAAVASTPQSRQGEAMHQLLEQAGVAGAPLAALRREGWSAARLAQLARAFDIAPAAARVAAALAQRILAGEGAWAWEPDQIDQAANEAPLAFRGQSLRLDRLVRRRATAQSPAHWWVLDYKSAAQPERQPELIAQLRLYREAVQAQMPDEPVSVAFLTGDGRLVVVDGGGAEGDAPFSPASAAPVPQAPSAPAPLPPSPSSGGDEPSPQRSLF, via the coding sequence CGCGAGCAGCTACAAAAACTGTACCGCCGCATGCTGGATGCCGGCCGGCCGGTGCAGATCCGCACCTTCCACAGCTGGTTCGCCGCGCTGCTGGGCACGGCGCCGCTGGCCGTGCTGCAGGCGCAGGGCCTGCCCGCCAACTACGAGTTGCTGGAGGACGACGCCGAGGCCGTGCGCGAGGTGTGGCGCCCCTTCCTGCAAACGGTGGCGCAGGACGCCGCGCTGCGTGCCGATTACGAGGCCGCCGTGGCGTGCCACGGCCGCTCGCAGACGCACAAGGCGCTGGAGGGCGCGCTGTCCAAGCGGGTGGAGTTCACGCTGGCCGACGAGGCCGGCATCGTCGATGCGTCGGTACCCGCCTTCGGCGAGCGCTTTCCCGATCTGGCCGGCCTGCCGTCGCCCGCCCATGCGCTGGCCGCGCCCGCCGCGCAGCAGCGCTGGCACGGCTGGGCGCGCGCGCTGGGCGCCGAGGCGAACAAGACGCCGCAGAAGGCCGCCGATGCGGTGATCGACGCCTTCGCCTGCGGCGATCCGGAACAGGGCCTCGACCAACTGCGGCGCGCCTTCTTCGTCGCCAAGGAAGACCGCCTGAGCAAGAACCTGGAGAAGTTCGCCGCCGCGCAGGAGGCCGAGGCCGAGCTGCAGCGCCTGTGCACCGCACGGCGCCAGCACGAGGCCTGGCAGCACCAGCAGCGCATGGCACGGCTCACGCGCAGCCTGGTGGCGGCTTTCGCCCAGCTCAAGCGCGAGCGCCGCTGGGTGGACATGAACGATGTGGAGCGTACGGCGCTGGTGATGCTGTCCGACCCGGTGCTCTCGGGCTGGGTGCAGGAGCGGCTCGATGCCCGCGTGCGCCACCTGCTGGTCGACGAGTTCCAGGACACCAACCCGCTGCAGTGGCAGGCACTGCACGCCTGGCTGGCGGGCTACGCCGGATCGGGCGGCGGCGCGCAGGCGCCCAGCGTGTTCATCGTGGGCGACCCCAAGCAGAGCATCTACCGCTTCCGCCGCGCCGAACCGCAGGTGTTCCTGGCGGCGCAGGCCTTCGTGTGCGAGGGGCTGGGTGGCGACCTGCTGAGCTGCGACCACACGCGCCGCAACGCCACGGGCGTGATCGCGGCCGTCAACGCCGTGATGCAGGCCGCGCAGGCGGCCGGCGAATACGCCCACTTCCGCGACCACACGACAGAATCGCGCGACCCCGGCGCGCTGCTGCGCCTGCCGGCCATCCTTCCGCCGGATGCAGAGGAAGAGGATGGTGAAGGGGCCGGCACCGCGCCGCGCGACCCGCTGGCCTGGCGCGACAGCCTGACCCAGCCGCGCCACGAACCCGAGGAAACCCAGCGCATGCGCGAGTGCGCCCAGGCCGCGCAGTGGGTGGCCGCACAGATCGCCGCCGGTGTGCCGCCGCGCGAGATCATGGTGCTGGCCCGCAAGCGCGACCGCCTGGCTGCCATGCAGGACGCCCTGCGCGCGCTGCACCTGCCCTGCGTGCAGCCCGAGAAGGCCGAGCTGGGCGAGGCGCCCGAGGTGCAGGACATCGTCGCACTGCTCGATGCCCTGGTCTCGCCGGGGCATGACCTGTCGCTGGCGCGCGCGCTCAAATCGCCGCTGTTCGGCGTGGACGACGCGGCACTGGTGCAGCTGGCGCTGCTGCGCCGCCAGCCCGCGCATGCCGCGTGCAGTTGGTTCGATCTGCTTCAAAAAGAGGAGCTGCTTGCGCAGGAACTGCAAGCGCTGGGGCCGGTTTTGGCGCTGTATCGCGACTGGGCGGCCACGCTGCCGCCGCACGATGCGCTGCAGGCCATCTACCAGCACGGCGACGTGCTGGCGCGCTTTGCCGCCGCCGCTCCGTCCACGCAGCGCGCGGCGGTGCTGGCCAACCTGCGCGCCCTGCTGGCCGCCGCGCTGGAGCAGGACGGCGGCCGCTACCTCACGGCCTACGCCTTCGTGCGGGCCATGAAGCGCCCCGGCGCGCGCGCGCCCGGCCGGGTGGATGCCCAGGCCGTGCGCCTGCTCACGGTGCATGGCGCCAAGGGGCTGGAAGCGCACAGCGTGCTGCTGCTGGACACCGACACCCGCGGGCAGAAGACCGAGACCATGGGCGCGCTGGTCGACTGGCCGGGCGAGTCGCCCGTGCCGCGCTGCTTCGCCTTCCTGGCCAGCGAATCGAGCCCGCCGCCCTCGGCCGAGGCCGTGCTGGCCGCCGAACGGGCCGAGCGCCAGCGCGAGGAGCTCAACACCCTCTACGTGGCCATGACCCGCGCCAAGCACTGCCTGGCGCTGTCGTCCGTGCGGCCTGCGAGCGCGGCCCCCGGCAGCTGGTGGAACCGGCTGGAGCCCTTGCTGGCCGATGTGCCCGTGCCAGAGACCGGCGAGGCCGCGGACGCCTCGCCGGCCGCGGAAACGGTCACGCTGGCGGAGCTGCCCGCGCCCGCCGTGCCGCAGCAGCCCGCCGCCGCCGACAGTGCGGCGCGGGCCGCGGTCGCCTCCACGCCCCAGAGCCGCCAGGGCGAGGCCATGCACCAGTTGCTGGAACAGGCCGGCGTGGCGGGCGCGCCGCTGGCAGCGCTGCGCCGCGAAGGCTGGAGCGCCGCACGCCTGGCGCAGCTGGCGCGGGCCTTCGACATCGCCCCCGCTGCGGCCCGGGTAGCCGCCGCCCTGGCGCAGCGCATCCTGGCCGGGGAGGGCGCCTGGGCGTGGGAGCCGGACCAGATCGACCAGGCCGCCAACGAGGCGCCGCTGGCCTTCCGCGGCCAGAGCCTGCGCCTGGACCGCCTGGTGCGCCGCCGCGCTACGGCACAATCGCCCGCCCATTGGTGGGTGCTGGATTACAAGAGCGCGGCCCAGCCGGAACGCCAGCCCGAGCTGATCGCCCAGCTGCGGCTGTACCGCGAGGCCGTGCAGGCGCAGATGCCGGACGAGCCGGTGTCGGTGGCCTTCCTCACCGGCGACGGCCGGCTGGTCGTGGTCGATGGCGGCGGGGCGGAGGGCGATGCGCCTTTCTCCCCGGCATCCGCGGCCCCGGTCCCGCAGGCGCCATCCGCGCCAGCCCCGCTACCGCCATCCCCGTCTTCCGGCGGCGACGAGCCGTCGCCCCAGCGCTCCCTGTTCTGA
- a CDS encoding TIGR03862 family flavoprotein, with protein MTSAASSSDSSPIACDAAIIGGGPAGLMAAEVLAAAGVAVHVFDAMPSVGRKFLLAGKGGLNLTHSEPAELFSTRFGAREPALAAPLASFGAQALRDWAQALGVETFVGTSGRVFPTDMKAAPLLRAWLHRLRSQGVQLHMRHRWLGWAGEASAEGGADAAQTAQVLRFAAPTGEVLVHARAVVLALGGGSWARLGSDGAWVPLLAERGVPVAPLRPANCGFDVPRLTEPGGPIGATRRDFFKELLGRQSTPTVGWTPFFTERFAGQPFKSVAIAFTDSQGRHFARRGEFVATVTGVEGSLVYAVSALLRDEIEAHGHATFTLDLLPDHTPERVLAEVQHPRGSRSLTSHLKSRLGLDGIKAAILYEQLGKEGMNDPAALAQAIKALPITVVAPRPLDEAISTAGGVPFESMDGHLMLGAVPGVFCAGEMLDWEAPTGGYLLTASCATGRAAGRGALQWLRR; from the coding sequence ATGACCTCCGCTGCTTCCTCTTCCGATTCTTCTCCCATCGCCTGCGACGCCGCCATCATCGGCGGCGGGCCGGCCGGCCTCATGGCCGCCGAGGTGCTGGCCGCTGCCGGCGTGGCCGTGCACGTGTTCGACGCCATGCCCTCCGTGGGGCGCAAGTTCCTGCTGGCGGGCAAGGGCGGCCTGAACCTCACGCATTCCGAGCCGGCCGAACTGTTTTCTACCCGCTTCGGGGCCCGTGAGCCGGCGCTGGCGGCGCCCCTGGCGAGCTTCGGCGCGCAGGCGCTGCGCGACTGGGCGCAGGCCCTGGGCGTGGAGACCTTCGTGGGCACCTCCGGCCGCGTGTTCCCCACCGACATGAAGGCCGCGCCGCTGCTGCGCGCCTGGCTGCACCGGCTGCGCAGCCAGGGCGTGCAGCTGCACATGCGCCACCGCTGGCTGGGCTGGGCGGGCGAAGCCTCTGCCGAAGGCGGCGCTGATGCGGCGCAGACCGCGCAGGTGCTGCGCTTCGCCGCGCCCACGGGCGAGGTGCTGGTGCACGCGCGCGCCGTGGTGCTGGCGCTGGGGGGCGGCAGCTGGGCGCGGCTGGGCTCCGACGGCGCCTGGGTGCCGCTGCTGGCTGAGCGCGGCGTGCCCGTGGCGCCGCTGCGGCCTGCCAACTGCGGTTTCGACGTGCCGCGCCTGACCGAGCCCGGCGGCCCCATCGGCGCTACGCGGCGCGACTTCTTCAAGGAACTGCTGGGCCGCCAGAGCACGCCCACCGTGGGCTGGACGCCGTTCTTCACCGAGCGCTTCGCCGGCCAGCCGTTCAAGTCGGTGGCCATTGCCTTCACCGACAGCCAGGGCCGGCACTTCGCGCGGCGCGGCGAGTTCGTGGCCACGGTCACGGGCGTGGAGGGCAGCCTGGTCTATGCCGTCTCAGCCTTGCTGCGCGACGAGATCGAGGCCCACGGCCACGCCACCTTCACGCTGGACCTGCTGCCGGACCACACGCCCGAGCGCGTGCTGGCCGAGGTGCAGCACCCGCGCGGCTCGCGCAGCCTGACCAGCCACCTCAAAAGCCGCCTGGGGCTGGACGGCATCAAGGCCGCCATCCTGTACGAGCAGCTGGGCAAGGAGGGCATGAACGACCCCGCCGCGCTGGCCCAGGCCATCAAGGCGCTGCCCATCACGGTGGTGGCGCCGCGCCCGCTGGACGAAGCCATCAGCACCGCCGGCGGCGTGCCCTTCGAGTCGATGGACGGCCATTTGATGCTCGGCGCCGTGCCGGGCGTGTTCTGCGCGGGCGAGATGCTGGACTGGGAGGCGCCCACTGGGGGCTACCTGCTCACCGCCAGCTGCGCCACCGGGCGGGCCGCGGGCCGCGGGGCGCTGCAGTGGCTGCGCCGCTGA
- a CDS encoding methyl-accepting chemotaxis protein produces the protein MSTTKQTSRATMGIARRLGLLIGCALLGIAAITAILLASERRLIMEERQASVRQTVEVAHSLVAHYHALASQGKLTEAQAQQQAKDGLRVMRYSGNEYLWINDMVPMMVMHPIRPELEGKNLSENKDPTGKRLFVAFVDAVKAQGAGYVPYLWPKPGASEPVQKVSYVKGFAPWSWVIGSGVYVDTVDAAVLDRVLRFGLGALVLASVLLAVGLLIARGMLRELGGEPGYATRVSEVMGQGDLSTPVVLKPGDRSSVLHGLERMRQSIAHIVSEVRASTQSITNASSEIAAGNNDLSSRTEQQASALQQTAASMEELTSTVRQNADNARHAAELAASTSEVAQRGGEVVGQMVSTMGAVNASSRKIVDIIGVIDGIAFQTNILALNAAVEAARAGEQGRGFAVVASEVRGLAQRSASAANEIKQLIDASVQQVGESSRLVEQAGTTMTEVVGSVQQVTRLIQDIASANQEQAAGIDQVNLAVTHMDQATQQNAALVEEAASAAESLRHQAARLDELVGVFRVTAAG, from the coding sequence ATGAGCACCACAAAGCAGACATCGCGCGCCACCATGGGCATTGCCCGGCGCCTGGGCCTCCTGATCGGTTGCGCGCTGCTGGGCATCGCCGCCATCACGGCCATCCTGCTGGCCTCCGAACGCCGGCTCATCATGGAAGAACGACAAGCCAGCGTGCGGCAGACCGTCGAGGTGGCCCACAGCCTGGTGGCCCACTACCACGCACTCGCCTCGCAGGGCAAGCTCACCGAAGCCCAGGCGCAGCAGCAGGCCAAGGACGGCTTGCGCGTCATGCGCTACAGCGGCAACGAATACCTGTGGATCAACGACATGGTGCCGATGATGGTCATGCACCCCATCCGTCCGGAGCTGGAGGGCAAGAACCTGTCGGAAAACAAGGATCCGACAGGCAAGCGCCTGTTCGTGGCCTTCGTGGACGCCGTGAAAGCCCAGGGCGCCGGCTACGTGCCCTACCTGTGGCCCAAGCCCGGCGCCTCGGAGCCCGTGCAGAAGGTGTCGTACGTGAAAGGCTTCGCGCCCTGGAGCTGGGTCATCGGCTCGGGGGTGTACGTGGACACCGTGGACGCTGCCGTGCTGGACCGCGTCCTGCGCTTCGGCCTGGGCGCTCTGGTGCTGGCGAGCGTGCTGCTGGCCGTGGGCCTGCTGATCGCCCGCGGCATGCTGCGCGAGCTGGGCGGCGAGCCCGGCTACGCCACCCGCGTGAGCGAGGTGATGGGCCAGGGCGACCTTTCCACCCCCGTCGTGCTCAAGCCCGGGGACCGCAGCAGCGTGCTGCACGGCCTGGAGCGCATGCGCCAGAGCATCGCGCACATCGTGAGCGAGGTGCGGGCCAGCACGCAGTCGATCACCAATGCGTCGTCCGAGATCGCCGCGGGCAACAACGACCTGTCCAGCCGCACCGAGCAGCAGGCCAGCGCCCTGCAGCAGACGGCGGCATCGATGGAGGAACTCACCAGCACCGTGCGGCAGAACGCCGACAACGCGCGGCACGCGGCCGAGCTGGCGGCCAGCACATCGGAAGTTGCGCAGCGCGGCGGCGAGGTCGTGGGCCAGATGGTTAGCACCATGGGCGCAGTCAACGCCTCTTCGCGCAAGATCGTGGACATCATCGGCGTGATCGACGGCATCGCCTTCCAGACCAACATCCTGGCGCTGAATGCGGCCGTGGAAGCGGCGCGGGCGGGCGAGCAGGGACGCGGCTTCGCGGTGGTGGCGTCGGAGGTGCGCGGCCTGGCACAGCGCTCAGCTTCGGCGGCCAACGAGATCAAGCAGTTGATCGACGCCTCGGTGCAGCAGGTGGGCGAGAGCTCGCGCCTGGTGGAGCAGGCGGGCACGACCATGACGGAAGTGGTCGGCAGCGTGCAGCAGGTCACGCGGCTGATCCAGGACATCGCCTCGGCGAACCAGGAACAGGCCGCCGGCATCGACCAGGTGAACCTGGCCGTCACGCACATGGACCAGGCCACGCAGCAGAACGCCGCCCTGGTGGAAGAAGCGGCCTCGGCCGCCGAATCGCTGCGGCACCAGGCGGCCCGGCTGGATGAGCTGGTGGGCGTCTTCCGCGTGACGGCCGCGGGCTGA
- the dnaX gene encoding DNA polymerase III subunit gamma/tau, translating into MSYLVLARKYRPKTFSEMVGQEHVVQALSNALTQQRLHHAYLFTGTRGVGKTTVSRILAKSLNCQGPDGQGGITATPCGVCQACTDIDSGRFVDYTELDAASNRGVDEVQGLLEQAVYKPVQGRFKVFMIDEVHMLTNTAFNAMLKTLEEPPEYLKFVLATTDPQKVPVTVLSRCLQFNLRPMAPETVLEHLTRVLATENVPAEPQALRLLSRAARGSMRDALSLTDQAIAFGSGQLQEAGVRQMLGSVDRSYVFRLVEALAQGDGKTVVETSDALRTNGLSAASTLEDMSTVLQRMAVLQAVPQMAGAADANDPEAAEIARLAAIMPPDETQLLYSICLHGRTELGLAPDEYAALTMALLRLLAFKPAPGAGSAEKKTLNAAERAAAPTSAAAPAVPSAGPPERAPSPQPSYSPPSAAAAIAQEPVQSAPWEEEEVAVLPEQAEPQMPAAEREPAASAVRAAPPAAEAVRLSVRPQEHFGRHSATSSGVPAPASATAPAAAPQSNDFVAIPVREAPEPGIRLQPAAPREGLPASARYTPTEEGDVWHATVMAMVAAEAITALVRELALQSQLVARDGTHWLLRVERESLNQPTARERLRAALEAAGHATQITVEVGQIIDSPARRNAHAAAERQRVAEEIVHNDPYVQTLMRDFGAKIVPGSIKPA; encoded by the coding sequence ATGTCCTACCTCGTCCTCGCCCGCAAATACCGTCCCAAGACCTTCTCGGAGATGGTGGGCCAGGAGCATGTGGTGCAGGCGCTGTCCAACGCCCTCACGCAGCAGCGGCTGCACCATGCCTACCTGTTCACGGGAACCCGCGGCGTGGGCAAGACGACCGTGTCGCGGATCCTGGCCAAGTCACTCAATTGCCAGGGGCCGGATGGGCAGGGCGGCATCACCGCCACCCCCTGCGGCGTGTGCCAGGCCTGCACCGACATCGACAGCGGCCGTTTCGTCGACTACACCGAGCTCGACGCAGCCTCCAACCGCGGCGTGGACGAAGTCCAGGGCCTGCTGGAGCAGGCGGTCTACAAGCCGGTTCAGGGACGCTTCAAGGTCTTCATGATCGACGAGGTGCACATGCTCACCAACACGGCCTTCAACGCTATGTTGAAGACGCTGGAAGAGCCGCCCGAGTACCTCAAGTTCGTGCTGGCCACGACTGATCCGCAGAAGGTGCCGGTCACGGTGCTCAGCCGCTGCCTGCAGTTCAACCTGCGCCCCATGGCCCCCGAGACGGTGCTGGAGCACCTCACCCGCGTGCTGGCCACCGAGAATGTGCCGGCCGAGCCCCAGGCGCTGCGCCTGCTTTCTCGAGCGGCGCGGGGCTCCATGCGCGATGCGCTGAGCCTGACCGATCAGGCCATCGCCTTCGGCAGCGGGCAGCTGCAGGAGGCCGGCGTGCGCCAGATGCTGGGCAGCGTGGACCGCAGCTATGTCTTCCGTCTGGTGGAAGCGCTGGCGCAGGGCGACGGCAAGACGGTGGTCGAGACCTCCGATGCGTTGCGCACCAACGGCCTGTCGGCCGCGTCCACGCTGGAAGACATGAGCACCGTGCTGCAGCGCATGGCCGTGCTGCAGGCTGTGCCCCAGATGGCGGGCGCGGCAGACGCCAACGATCCCGAAGCCGCCGAGATCGCACGCCTGGCTGCGATCATGCCGCCCGACGAGACGCAGCTGCTCTACAGCATCTGCCTGCATGGCCGCACCGAGCTGGGCCTGGCGCCCGACGAATACGCCGCGCTCACCATGGCCTTGCTGCGCCTGCTGGCGTTCAAGCCCGCACCCGGCGCGGGCTCGGCGGAAAAAAAAACTCTGAACGCGGCTGAAAGGGCGGCTGCGCCCACCTCGGCCGCGGCCCCCGCCGTGCCGTCCGCCGGCCCACCCGAGCGCGCCCCGTCGCCGCAGCCGTCTTACAGCCCACCTTCTGCAGCTGCTGCGATCGCCCAGGAGCCGGTGCAGTCCGCGCCGTGGGAAGAAGAAGAGGTGGCCGTGCTGCCCGAGCAGGCCGAACCGCAGATGCCTGCAGCGGAGCGGGAACCTGCCGCAAGCGCGGTGCGCGCCGCACCGCCCGCCGCCGAGGCCGTGCGCCTGTCCGTGCGCCCGCAGGAACACTTCGGCCGCCACTCCGCCACCTCATCCGGTGTGCCCGCCCCTGCATCGGCGACCGCGCCCGCGGCCGCTCCGCAGTCGAACGACTTCGTGGCCATCCCTGTGCGTGAGGCACCGGAGCCCGGCATCCGCCTGCAGCCGGCGGCGCCACGGGAGGGATTGCCCGCCTCGGCCCGCTACACCCCGACCGAAGAAGGCGATGTCTGGCATGCCACGGTCATGGCCATGGTGGCGGCCGAAGCCATCACCGCGCTGGTGCGCGAACTGGCCCTGCAGTCCCAGCTGGTGGCACGCGATGGCACGCACTGGCTGCTGCGCGTGGAGCGCGAGTCGCTCAACCAGCCCACGGCCCGCGAGCGTTTGCGCGCGGCGCTGGAGGCCGCCGGGCACGCCACGCAGATCACCGTCGAGGTGGGGCAGATCATCGACAGCCCGGCGCGGCGCAATGCGCACGCGGCGGCGGAGCGCCAGCGCGTGGCCGAGGAGATCGTGCACAACGATCCCTACGTGCAGACTCTGATGCGCGATTTCGGGGCGAAAATCGTGCCCGGGAGCATCAAGCCGGCATGA
- a CDS encoding YbaB/EbfC family nucleoid-associated protein, with translation MFNKGQLAGLMKQAQAMQDNLKKAQDELANIEVEGESGAGLVKVLMTCKHDVKRVTIDPSLLADDKDMLEDLVAAAFNAAVRKAEETSQEKMGKLTSGMPGLPGGMKFPF, from the coding sequence ATGTTCAACAAGGGACAGCTCGCCGGCCTCATGAAGCAGGCCCAGGCCATGCAGGACAACCTCAAGAAGGCCCAGGATGAACTGGCGAACATCGAAGTGGAGGGCGAGTCCGGCGCCGGCCTCGTCAAGGTGCTCATGACCTGCAAGCACGACGTCAAGCGCGTCACCATCGACCCCAGCCTGCTGGCCGACGACAAGGACATGCTGGAAGACCTGGTGGCCGCCGCCTTCAACGCCGCCGTGCGCAAGGCCGAGGAGACCTCGCAGGAGAAGATGGGCAAGTTGACGTCGGGGATGCCGGGCCTCCCCGGCGGCATGAAATTCCCCTTCTGA
- the recR gene encoding recombination mediator RecR, producing the protein MSEPNSLEFLIQALRRLPGVGVKSAQRMAFHLLQHDREGAQVLSRALQEAAVSVRHCERCHTFTQAPICDVCLDPERDPSRLAVVETPADQAALERTAAFKGLYFVLMGRLSPLDGVGPKDIGLKKLMDRASDGVVQEVILATSFTAEGEATAYAISEGLKSRGVHVTRLARGVPVGSELEYVDLGTIAHALVDRR; encoded by the coding sequence ATGTCTGAACCCAACTCCCTTGAATTCTTGATCCAGGCGCTGCGGCGCCTGCCGGGCGTGGGCGTGAAGTCGGCGCAGCGCATGGCGTTCCATCTGCTGCAGCACGACCGGGAGGGCGCGCAGGTGCTGTCGCGCGCGCTACAGGAGGCGGCCGTGTCGGTGAGGCACTGCGAGCGCTGCCACACCTTCACCCAGGCGCCCATCTGCGATGTGTGCCTGGACCCGGAGCGCGACCCCTCCCGGCTGGCCGTGGTGGAGACGCCGGCCGATCAGGCGGCGCTGGAGCGCACGGCGGCGTTCAAGGGGCTGTACTTCGTGTTGATGGGACGGCTGTCGCCGCTCGACGGCGTGGGGCCGAAGGACATCGGGTTGAAGAAACTCATGGACCGGGCCAGCGACGGCGTCGTGCAGGAGGTGATCCTGGCCACCAGCTTCACGGCCGAGGGCGAGGCCACGGCCTATGCCATCAGCGAGGGGCTCAAGAGCCGCGGCGTGCATGTCACGCGCCTCGCACGGGGCGTGCCGGTGGGCAGCGAGCTGGAGTATGTGGATCTGGGCACGATCGCGCACGCCCTGGTGGACCGGCGCTGA
- a CDS encoding MAPEG family protein yields the protein MNSTMHIARFTVAYWCVLIAAVLPILCAMLAKRGSFRAQDNHHPRAWAARQTDWRARAYAAQANSFEALPFFIGAVVIAHQLGAAQTGLDLLAFAFVMLRILYILMYVGDLPTARSAMWTGAFLANVAILFTGYR from the coding sequence ATGAACTCGACGATGCACATCGCACGTTTCACCGTGGCGTACTGGTGCGTGCTGATTGCCGCGGTGTTGCCCATCCTGTGCGCCATGCTGGCCAAACGGGGCAGTTTCCGCGCCCAGGACAACCACCATCCCCGGGCGTGGGCCGCCCGCCAGACCGATTGGCGGGCGCGCGCGTATGCGGCGCAGGCCAACAGCTTCGAGGCGCTTCCGTTCTTCATCGGCGCGGTGGTCATCGCCCACCAACTCGGAGCGGCGCAGACGGGTCTCGACCTGCTGGCCTTCGCCTTCGTGATGCTGCGCATCCTCTACATCCTCATGTACGTGGGCGACCTGCCCACGGCCCGCAGTGCGATGTGGACCGGGGCGTTCCTGGCCAACGTGGCGATCTTGTTCACGGGTTATCGCTGA
- a CDS encoding ABC transporter substrate-binding protein, translating into MPFAPLHRRRFSVHAVLAAASIAAPAVLRAQAGGRVRIAVGGQSALYYLPLTIADQLGFFRNEGLEVSLIDHAGGALALQAVQAGSADVCCGAYEHTIRQQVAGVPYRSLVQLGRAPQLALGASTRTWPVRSVSGFKGMRVGVSAPGSSTHFVAGYWLTQAGTPLNGVSFIGVGTGQSALAALRQGRVHALCQSDPLLTLLEQRGEVRLLGDLRSLKGTQEVFGGAMPGACLYAPQAFLQRQPAQAQALVHAMVHALKWLQTAAPADLMRAVPSDYLMGNRVAYLAAFDKVRETLSPDGLMPVDGPATALRAVARLQPELDPSSVDLGRTYSNEWVRRAKLKFNL; encoded by the coding sequence ATGCCATTCGCCCCCCTCCATCGCCGCCGCTTCAGCGTGCACGCCGTCCTTGCCGCCGCGTCCATCGCTGCGCCGGCCGTGCTGCGTGCGCAGGCCGGGGGGCGGGTGCGCATCGCGGTGGGCGGGCAGAGCGCCCTGTACTACCTGCCGCTCACCATCGCCGACCAGCTCGGGTTCTTCCGCAACGAGGGGCTGGAGGTCTCGCTGATCGACCATGCCGGGGGCGCCCTGGCCCTGCAGGCTGTGCAGGCGGGCAGCGCGGATGTGTGCTGCGGTGCGTACGAGCACACCATCCGCCAGCAGGTGGCCGGGGTGCCGTACCGCAGCCTGGTGCAACTCGGCCGCGCACCGCAGTTGGCGCTGGGCGCTTCCACACGGACGTGGCCGGTGCGCAGCGTGTCGGGCTTCAAAGGCATGCGGGTGGGGGTTTCCGCGCCGGGATCGTCCACGCACTTCGTCGCGGGCTACTGGCTCACCCAGGCTGGCACGCCACTGAATGGGGTTTCCTTCATCGGCGTGGGCACGGGGCAAAGCGCCCTGGCCGCGCTGCGCCAGGGTCGCGTGCATGCGCTGTGCCAGTCGGACCCGCTGCTCACCCTGCTGGAGCAGCGCGGCGAGGTGCGCCTGCTGGGCGACCTGCGCAGCCTGAAGGGCACGCAGGAAGTTTTCGGTGGTGCCATGCCCGGCGCCTGCCTGTACGCGCCTCAAGCCTTCCTGCAGCGCCAGCCCGCGCAGGCGCAGGCGCTGGTCCACGCCATGGTGCATGCGTTGAAATGGCTGCAGACGGCCGCCCCGGCGGACCTCATGCGGGCCGTACCCAGTGATTACCTGATGGGCAACCGCGTGGCCTACCTGGCGGCGTTCGACAAGGTGCGCGAAACGCTGTCGCCGGATGGCCTGATGCCGGTAGACGGCCCCGCCACGGCCTTGCGGGCCGTGGCGCGTTTGCAGCCCGAACTGGACCCGTCTTCGGTCGACCTGGGCCGCACCTACTCCAACGAGTGGGTCCGCCGCGCCAAGCTCAAGTTCAACCTCTGA
- a CDS encoding DUF3096 domain-containing protein produces the protein MSFQLSIGPLVSLIAGILILIMPKLLNVIVALYLIVIGILGLVGMHNLRF, from the coding sequence ATGTCGTTCCAACTCAGCATCGGCCCCCTGGTCTCCCTGATCGCCGGCATCCTGATTCTCATCATGCCCAAGCTGCTCAACGTGATCGTTGCGCTGTACCTGATCGTGATCGGCATTCTGGGACTGGTCGGCATGCACAACCTGCGCTTCTGA